A region of the Thiomicrorhabdus sp. genome:
TTTTCAAACCAATCTATCGCGTGTTTAATAACCGGTACTGTTGTAGCATGATCATTAGATAAATTACCAGGCCTGGTAAAAGGAACCTGTGCACCTAAACTTAGTGCAATATCAGCAATTTCATCATCGTCGGTAGAGACTACAACCATATCAAAACATTCTGATTTTTGGGCAGCCTCTATTGAATATTGGATAATAGGTTTACCGTTAAATTCTTTGATATTTTTACGAGGGATTCTCTTACTCCCCCCTCTTGCAGGAATCACACAAAGATTCATGACTGCTCCGTTTAACTAATTTGTTTTCTGCAATTAAAAACAATGACGTCTCAATATTTAAATTGATTGGTTATATTGCTTAATTTCTTCTACGTTTAAAAAAACGTCATTATTCCCTGAACAATAAGAAAAACCTTGTTTTACTGGTATTCCTGTTTCACCTAAAGCATTTGTTGTGTAGCTATTGCCTCTTTGAGTAAACGTGATGGTTGGTGTAATAACATAAAAGTCTTCAAATTCAATGGTGTGCATTGAATCATCTTCAGGACACATAATTTCATGCAACTTTTCTCCAGGCCTGATACCAACGATATCAAGTTTTGCTCCAGGCAACATCGCTTCAGCTAAATCCGTAATACGCATAGATGGGATTTTAGGTACAAAGATTTCACCTCCATGCATACGTTCAAAGTTTTTCAAAACAAAGTCCACCCCATCTTGTAATGTAATCCAAAAGCGCGTCATTCTTGGATCAGTAATCGGTAACTTTGTTGCCCCTTCTGCAATCAGTTTTTTAAAAAATGGTACAACAGATCCTCTTGAACCCACCACGTTGCCATAACGCACAACTGAGAATTTAGTCGGTAAATCACCTGCAATATTGTTAGCGGCAACAAATAGTTTGTCTGATGCTAACTTGGTTGCACCATATAAATTAACAGGATTGGCTGCTTTATCAGTTGATAGAGCAATAACACCTGACACCTTATTTGCTAAAGCAGCTTGAATGACATTTTCAGCCCCAATAATGTTGGTTTTAATGCATTCCATTGGATTATATTCAGCAACTGGCACATGCTTTAAAGCCGCAGCATGAATAACATAATCAATCCCTGACATGGCTTGTTTTAAACGTTCTGCATCTCTAACATCTCCAATAAAATAACGCATTTTGCTTGAAGAAAATATTTGTTGCATTTCATATTGTTTAAGCTCATCTCGTGAAAATATAACAATTTTTTTTGGATT
Encoded here:
- the pseB gene encoding UDP-N-acetylglucosamine 4,6-dehydratase (inverting), translating into MFDNKSILITGGTGSFGHKYVQTLLERFNPKKIVIFSRDELKQYEMQQIFSSSKMRYFIGDVRDAERLKQAMSGIDYVIHAAALKHVPVAEYNPMECIKTNIIGAENVIQAALANKVSGVIALSTDKAANPVNLYGATKLASDKLFVAANNIAGDLPTKFSVVRYGNVVGSRGSVVPFFKKLIAEGATKLPITDPRMTRFWITLQDGVDFVLKNFERMHGGEIFVPKIPSMRITDLAEAMLPGAKLDIVGIRPGEKLHEIMCPEDDSMHTIEFEDFYVITPTITFTQRGNSYTTNALGETGIPVKQGFSYCSGNNDVFLNVEEIKQYNQSI